In Ascochyta rabiei chromosome 2, complete sequence, one genomic interval encodes:
- a CDS encoding long-chain fatty acid transporter fat1, giving the protein MALIAAGAAGTAGLAAYLNAKFHIVHDLKHARGGLAPSRDVLDYMTDRAMKKRVLTYHVWEDQALHNRPNQSFLIFEGTTWTYREFFEAITRVGNWLMNDLGVQVGEMVAIDGGNSPEYLMLWFALDAIGASISYINWNLTGAGLVHCAKLCETKHLIADIDVKSHVEASRGELEDLGLEIHYYDPTFLASLSDSTPIPESRRENVSVDSVRGLIYTSGTTGLPKGVVMTTGRDLLIGYTTAKYLGLKPEDKMYTCMPLYHGAAHGLCVTPCIHAGSTVVLGRKFSHKTFWPEVAASGANHIQYVGELCRYLLNGPPNPSERTHNVQVAWGNGMRPDVWEPFRERFNIPIIHELYAATDGLGATFNRNAGPFTAHTIGLRGLIWNWRFRNEEVRVRMDVDTEDIMRDNNGFAIRCGTNEAGQVLHRLTPETLPGVPGYYNNASATEKRRMTDVFQKGDMWFKSGDMMRQDTDGRVCFVDRLGDTFRWKSENVSTNEVSDMVGKFPQIAETNVYGVQVPGYDGRAGAASIVMAEGVTLSTFDFQALARHARAVLPGYAVPLFLRVTPALEYTGTMKIQKGRLKREGVDPNKITGEDKLYWLPPSSDRYQPFGRKDWETIKNRSVRLT; this is encoded by the exons ATGGCTC TGATCGCTGCGGGAGCAGCAGGCACAGCAGGCCTGGCCGCCTACCTCAACGCGAAATTCCACATCGTACACGACCTGAAACATGCTCGTGGCGGTCTTGCACCCTCGCGGGATGTGCTCGACTACATGACTGATCGGGCAATGAAGAAACGGGTCCTGACATACCATGTGTGGGAAGACCAAGCTCTACACAACCGCCCGAACCAGTCGTTTCTAATCTTCGAAGGCACGACATGGACGTACAGAGAATTTTTTGAAGCAATCACCAGAGTCGGCAATTGGCTTATGAATGACCTGGGTGTACAGGTCGGAGAGATGGTCGCGATTGACGGAGGGAACAGCCCAGAGTATTTGATGCTTTGGTTTGCGTTGGACGCTATTGGCGCAAGTATCAGCTACATCAACTGGAATCTGACAGGAGCTGGTCTCGTACATTGTGCAAAG CTGTGCGAAACCAAGCACCTTATTGCCGACATTGACGTTAAGAGCCACGTTGAGGCGAGCCGGGGAGAGCTTGAGGATCTTGGCCTTGAGATCCATTATTACGACCCGACCTTCCTGGCTTCGTTGTCTGACAGTACGCCAATTCCCGAATCGCGACGGGAGAACGTTAGCGTAGACTCAGTCCGCGGTCTGATCTATACAAGTGGGACGACTGGACTGCCCAAGGGCGTGGTCATGACTACAGGTCGTGACCTGCTCATCGGATACACGACAGCAAAATACTTGGGCCTGAAACCGGAAGACAAGATGTACACATGCATGCCGCTCTATCACGGCGCAGCACATGGCTTATGTGTTACCCCTTGTATACACGCTGGCAGCACTGTCGTACTGGGGAGGAAGTTCTCGCACAAGACGTTCTGGCCGGAGGTCGCAGCCTCAGGCGCAAATCATATTCAATATGTCGGAGAGCTGTGCAGATACCTACTCAACGGTCCTCCGAACCCTAGCGAGCGCACACATAACGTCCAGGTAGCATGGGGGAATGGCATGCGTCCAGATGTGTGGGAGCCGTTCCGCGAGCGTTTCAACATACCTATCATTCATGAGCTCTACGCAGCTACTGATGGACTCGGCGCAACCTTCAACCGAAACGCTGGGCCATTCACGGCGCACACCATTGGTCTTCGAGGGTTGATCTGGAACTGGAGATTCAGGAACGAAGAAGTCAGAGTGAGGATGGACGTGGATACCGAAGACATCATGCGTGACAACAACGGCTTTGCGATACGATGTGGTACAAATGAGGCAGGGCAGGTCTTGCATCGATTGACTCCAGAAACATTGCCAGGTGTTCCGGGGTACTATAACAATGCGAGTGCGACAGAGAAGCGGAGAATGACGGACGTCTTCCAGAAGGGAGACAT GTGGTTCAAGTCCGGCGATATGATGCGGCAAGACACCGACGGACGCGTCTGCTTTGTTGATCGACTGGGCGATACGTTCCGCTGGAAGTCGGAAAACGTATCGACCAACGAAGTGTCTGACATGGTCGGCAAGTTTCCGCAAATTGCAGAGACCAATGTCTACGGGGTGCAGGTTCCAGGCTACGATGGACGCGCAGGTGCCGCCTCTATTGTGATGGCCGAGGGAGTAACGCTGTCTACATTTGACTTCCAGGCTCTAGCAAGACATGCTCGAGCTGTATTGCCTGGGTATGCTGTACCGCTCTTTCTGAGGGTGACGCCTGCGCTGGAGTACACAGGGACGATGAAAATTCAGAAGGGGAGGCTGAAGAGGGAAGGTGTAGATCCCAACAAGATCACTGGCGAAGATAAACTTTACTGGTTGCCGCCAAGTAGCGATCGTTATCAGCCATTTGGGAGGAAGGACTGGGAAACCATCAAAAACAGAAGCGTGAGGCTGACATAG